Proteins from one Telopea speciosissima isolate NSW1024214 ecotype Mountain lineage chromosome 1, Tspe_v1, whole genome shotgun sequence genomic window:
- the LOC122649997 gene encoding uncharacterized mitochondrial protein AtMg00810-like — MDPSLFIYLANGVTIYVLVYVHDILVTSSKSTHISALLDQLSKAFSIKDLGPLHYFLGIEAVEHSKGLLLSQQRYIKDLLHKTSMTDCKPVLTPVPVLCKPAKSRGAPFTDATLYRSTVGALQYVTLTRPDVAYAVNRACQHMHAPTEEHWSLVKRILRYLKSTKSHGLLIDKKSTPHIQAYSDADWAGDSTDRRSIGGL; from the coding sequence ATGGATCCTTCACTTTTTATTTATCTGGCGAATGGGGTTACGATCTATGTCCTGGTATATGTTCATGACATATTGGTCACAAGCAGCAAGTCTACTCATATATCAGCCCTTCTTGACCAGCTCTCCAAGGCATTTTCAATCAAAGATCTTGGACCCTTGCactattttttgggcattgaggCTGTAGAACATAGCAAAGGGTTGCTTCTCTCTCAACAAAGATACATTAAAGATTTGCTACACAAAACCAGTATGACTGATTGCAAGCCGGTTCTTACTCCAGTTCCAGTCTTGTGCAAACCTGCCAAGTCAAGGGGTGCACCGTTCACTGATGCTACATTGTATCGTTCCACTGTGGGTGCTCTACAATATGTAACACTTACGAGACCCGATGTTGCTTATGCTGTAAATAGGGCCTGCCAACATATGCACGCCCCTACAGAGGAGCATTGGTCCCTTGTGAAGCGTATACTACGGTATCTCAAAAGCACCAAGTCACATGGGCTCCTCATTGACAAGAAATCAACCCCGCATATCCAAGCCTATTCTGACGCTGACTGGGCTGGTGACAGCACTGATAGAAGGTCCATCGGGGGTTTGTAG